From Aristaeella lactis, the proteins below share one genomic window:
- a CDS encoding carbohydrate kinase family protein produces the protein MERKHEVYLFGQILGTHSFLLRDGFLQPDEYAEIKDQYFLPGGETGTAATVLSSLGVSVKMDGTWIGTEVAPMLKAFYADKQVDLSSMTFTEDPGVMDYVVIAGLVRSPMGRFQTLFETGKRWWGVPREEDIAGCKAAAIDPFFRDESLLAAEYCQRNGVPFVTIDSPHDSLLHKLAAVNVVSKECVAEHYAGMAPEAIMEKMQQATDGLTIITQGGGEMLYARKGEEIHRMKPFNVTVRSTLGAGDTFKAGCVYGLLHGMKDEELVRFASACSAVAISRFPLPLNPPRIEEVQALIG, from the coding sequence ATGGAGCGGAAGCATGAGGTTTATCTCTTTGGCCAGATCCTGGGCACCCATTCCTTCCTGCTGAGGGACGGCTTTCTGCAGCCGGATGAGTACGCGGAGATCAAGGACCAGTATTTCCTTCCCGGCGGGGAAACGGGGACAGCGGCGACTGTGCTCAGTTCCCTGGGTGTATCCGTGAAGATGGACGGTACCTGGATCGGCACGGAGGTCGCGCCGATGCTGAAGGCGTTCTACGCCGATAAGCAGGTGGACCTGTCCTCCATGACGTTTACGGAAGATCCCGGCGTGATGGATTATGTGGTGATCGCCGGACTGGTGCGCTCTCCCATGGGACGGTTCCAGACGCTGTTTGAAACCGGAAAAAGATGGTGGGGTGTTCCCAGAGAGGAAGACATTGCCGGCTGCAAGGCAGCGGCGATCGATCCGTTTTTCCGGGATGAATCCCTGCTGGCGGCGGAATACTGCCAAAGGAACGGGGTCCCCTTTGTGACCATTGACAGTCCCCACGATTCTCTGCTGCATAAGCTGGCAGCGGTCAATGTGGTTTCCAAGGAGTGCGTGGCGGAGCATTATGCGGGCATGGCGCCTGAAGCCATTATGGAAAAGATGCAGCAGGCAACCGACGGCCTGACGATCATCACCCAGGGCGGGGGAGAAATGCTGTATGCCCGGAAGGGTGAAGAAATCCACCGGATGAAGCCGTTCAACGTTACAGTCCGGAGTACACTTGGCGCGGGGGACACCTTCAAGGCCGGCTGTGTGTACGGCCTGCTGCACGGGATGAAGGATGAAGAACTGGTGCGGTTTGCCAGTGCCTGTTCCGCTGTCGCAATCTCGCGGTTCCCGCTGCCGCTGAATCCGCCGCGGATTGAGGAAGTACAGGCGCTGATCGGATAA